The Algoriphagus halophilus sequence GTTCCCAAAATCCATTGAGGTTCAACTGATGCATAGCAATGCGGGAGATTTTTGGTGTATACAGCAGGATATAAAGGTGGAGGAGATGGAAAGTAGGAGAGGTCCAAAGGAAGATTGGGGTGTGTCGGAAGGGAAAGAAAGAAGGATTGTGAATTTGACGGATGATTCAGAAAAGCCTTTGGGTGAGTGGAACCATATAAAAATCAGGTGTTTCAATGACACGATTACCGTATGGCTCAATGGAGATTTAGTCAATGAGGGCTTTGGGGCGACTGCTACCAGAGGACAAGTGGCCCTGCAGGCGGAAGGTGCTGAAGTCGAATTTAAGAATATCTTTTTGACTGAAATAAACTGAAAAAAATCCTATATTAAAGAGTTGTAATTCATTGTTTTTCAAATTTTTGTCAGGATTATTGATGGAAATTTTAGTTTTAAATTGAACTAATTCAATTTGATTCAAGGATTATCACCAAACAACTCAGGGTTTTTATCATGGAAAAGTACCTAATCATTATTAATTGGAGGACTTTTGTAGTATTGGCAATTTCCGCGGTTACTACCCATTTGACGTTGGTAAATAATTTTCAATACAATTTTGGTCTGACTATGATCAGTATTGCAATTATTTTTCCTTTGGTTTTTTCCATTAAAAGTGCATTTAGGCGTAGAGAAAAGGCCTTGGAACACTTAGCTAGGTTCCGTTCGGCCTTGATTACTGTCAATGCCTGTTTACAAAGTCAGCCGAAAATCAGTGAGGAAGAAAAAGAGGCAGTGCAATCAGATATTCTGGCTGTTTCAAAAAGCTTACGAGCGTATTTAGGCCCCGATCCTATTCCATTGGAAAAAGTGAGGGCGGATGCCATTAAGGTGAGTACCTATATTCAGCAGCGATCTTCCCATATGAAGTACAATGCTTCTATGAAGATCCAAGGGTTTATGGGGGATGTATTGTCAGGGATAGAAAATACTGCAGCGATCAAAGAGCATAGAACTCCGGCTTCCATCAGAGCTTACTGCCTGATC is a genomic window containing:
- a CDS encoding 3-keto-disaccharide hydrolase, producing the protein MRNFLYAVFSIGLTTFCFFQCTKPSNAPIPLFNGTNLDGWHMDVPDLEADSSLRIPFIIRDGLLVSLGTPEGHLITDQEYGDYTLELDYRFAGEPGNCGILVHASEPRALYEMFPKSIEVQLMHSNAGDFWCIQQDIKVEEMESRRGPKEDWGVSEGKERRIVNLTDDSEKPLGEWNHIKIRCFNDTITVWLNGDLVNEGFGATATRGQVALQAEGAEVEFKNIFLTEIN